From Daucus carota subsp. sativus chromosome 6, DH1 v3.0, whole genome shotgun sequence:
TCATCAGCCCTGCATCTGTAAATAATTTGGTTAATCCATTGGGGGTGTGCACGTAGTCTTCTAGGATGAGTGTCACGATTTCTGATGGATTTGCTGACAAGAACGCTTCAATTTCAATCAAAGTGTCCATAGCCGGTTCCTAGTCCAGTGCAAGAGCAATCACAGGCTCAGAGCTCATGCATTTAAGAATTTAGCTGTTAGACAACTTTTACATTTTACTTACAAATGCTGTATAATCGTGGCAGTTTCCATTGAAAGAATGGCACAGCCAGATATCGTCTTGAAAATCATACGTGTCGAGCATTAGAGCCCGAACGCCATTCTGCAAGGTTGTAACAGAACAAAGAAACTTATTTCAACTCATTCAGGGGAAAATTTAGGAATGTTGGAAGGTTATGAGAGGCAAGGGCATACATTTAGCTGCATGGTGACGTTATCTTCTTGATTAAAAGGACATAGCCTCGGAATTGGAGTGTGAAGTGGCTCATCCTCGATTGCATAGGAATTGTGGGTTGTCAGGAATGCATATTTGTTGAATGGTAGTGTATTATTCTGTTACACAAGTGTACAAATAGTTGTCAACGACTGAAAACAGAAAATTAAATACTCACACACTCGTGTATGAAACCTCTTAATGTCATCGAACCAAATTTcacattaatatataaaaccTGATCAAGATTTTACCAAAGGAGATCGAGAGGATGATACTACAAGATTTCATACCAGGAGGGAGAACTGGTTGGTAACCGATGATCGCACACATTTAGACCCTGAGAAACCTTGAGGGCAAGAGAAACAATACAGCCCAGCTTCAcaatcttcatcagttgaacattCATCCAGCAGCTACATTCATTTGGTAATGAACAAATGGTTATAAATCAAGAGACCACCAACAAAATGTTGCTCACATATGAACAGAAGTGTACCTTACATGTGCCATCAGAACAAGCAGTGCCATAGCCAAGCAAGAAGAGAACTGAAACTAAGAGCAGGCATAAACCTCTACGAAACTTCATCATTTACGTACAAGATTGATCTTAGAATGAGTGGAGAAGGGAACAATGAACTACACACTTATACTACGTTTTACTATGCATTAAAATTGGATTTTGTGAGGGCCCACTACAAGATAACAAGAGGAAACCAAAAATAGTTATCTATAAAGGAATATGGTTacgtataaaaaatcaaaaaagagCCGAGGGAATGTTGTACAAAGCATTGTTCTAAACGGGAAAATTTCTGATTTAACTCATTAATCTCCTATTTATTTCGATTGATCGattcgatttttaaaaattgattaatacttataaatttttttagtcgaaatatatataataatttattacaatcaaatactatattattttaagaGTAATTGACAGTTTGCAACCCTTAACTTAAGTGcctttttcgatttggttacTTATTTATAATCTTGGCACTATGCAACCCatatcttataaattttaaccAACCTGCAACCCGCTGTCGAACTCCCGTTGAAAGTTAACAGTCAACCTCGTTTGACCGttatgtttaatagctttagaATAAAACAGTTGAGTCTCGAGAAGACGCAACCATTTCTCCCCGCCCAACATCATCTCCAAATTCCCCCCTTTTTCTCTATCGACTGATTGAAGCAACAAACCCTAGCTGTTGATCGAGTGATCGAGTGAGAGTAAAACGACTGTTGATTCAACACAATGAGAGGTAGATTGAGGATAGATGGTCGCGTTTTTGGAGAGAACCCTAGCTGGCTTGAAGTTCCAGTTGAGTTCTGGAGCAAGCGACTGCCCGCTGGTAGTGATGCGCCGGTGATTCCAGAGCCTATTCTTGCTCCTGGCGACGAAACCCCAAAATATGGAGGTACATCATCTCCCAAATTCCCCCTTTTTCCTCCTTTGTATATGCATGCTTTGTGTTCAGTGATTTCCTTGTATGATTCATGTGGATATGCCCGTAATTGATAGTATATTACTCTAGGATTTATGTGTTCAGAGTTCTAATTGTTTACTGTATAGTTCAATCTAGTTGGGTTTATATAGTGTGGTGCTTTTTATAGTATGTGGTGGTCCCTTTATGCTTATATATTGTCTGAATTGAAGGAGCAAGCATTTTTTTACTCAATCTGTTATCACGTGCATCCTAAAGTGTccttttttaacatatttttaccTATATGTATGTTCAAAAACAGAGGATTCAAGATATTTTACTATTAAAGTGCATTATGGTGGGAGGTTTGATGACAATCTTGATAGTTATGTTGGAGGTGAAATTAGGTATTTTGATATGTGTGAAGTTGTGGATTTTCGTCTAATTGATATGGAGTCTATGCTGACAGAGCTGGGGTTAGTGTTAGGAGAATTTTGCCTTTGGTTTTGTATTCCTGATACAGAGTTGTCGAAGGGGATTATGCCAATTGTCAGTGATGAGGAAGTGGAATCAATTAGTGTTTTCACTGCATATTCTAGATGCTTGAACATATATACCACAGATGAGCCACTTGATGAAGTTGTAGGTGATGGTTGGGATAACTTTTCATTAACTCAATTAGCCGAGGATCAAAGGATTGAGAGGATAGAAGAAATGAGAGAGGAGGTAGGATAGGTAGAAGAAATTAGATGGATGCCATTTAAAGGGTCCGTTAGGAGGAATTTTGCTGACTGCTGTTGGTACAGACCCGAATGATGGGATGTATCCAATTTGTTGGGCCCAGGTTGAAGCAGAAAACAACGATAGCTGGGAATGGTTTATCAGATTGCTTAAAGAGGACCTTCACATGGAGAATCCAGGATCTTACACCTTCATCTGTGATAGACAGAAGGGTTTAGTTAGGGCTCTTGAAACTGAGGTCCCTGAAGCAGAGCATCGCTTTTGCGTAATGCATCTCTACAAGAATCTGTGGAAAGAACATAAAGGAATTGGAGTTAGAAGGCTCCTCTGGTCTGCTGCTAGGTCAACAACCCCTTACCATTTCAACCAAAATATGGAGGCTCTTAAGAAggtattaaatcataatttaatcaGCACATAATATTAGCACACAAATAATATTAGCACACACATAATATTAGCACACACATAATATTAGCACACACATATATTGATTCACATAATTTCAATTGATGCATATTATCAGTTAGCACCAAGGGCTTACGACTGGTTAGCAGCCAAGCCAAAGTCACAGTGGAGTAGATCAGCTTTTAGAGATATTTGCAAGAGTGACATGTTCGTTAATAACAACTGTGAAGTTTTCAACAATGCAATCAACAAGTTTAGAGGTATGGGGATTGTTACAATGTTCATTGGAATTCAAAATACATGTATGGAGAGGATCTGCAAGAGGCTGACAAAAATGGACAAGAGGGACACTATCTTCTGCACAAAACCTCTTAAGAAGTTGCACAAGTAACTACTTTACTACTTCTgttgtttaaattttatgttatatgcTACTTGGACTAATTACTATTACTTAAAAATCTTGAACCAGATCTATGGAATTGGCTGCAAATGCAAGGCCAACTTGGAATGGAGGCCACAAATTTCTTGTGACCATGAGTGATGGAGGCCATCAAATTGTGGTGGACCTGCAGAATCGATCCTGTGCTTGTAAAAAGTGGCAATTAACAGGTATTCCATGTTTTCACTCATGTTCATGcatattctttttaaaagaaaatccaCTGGACTATATGCATGAATGCCACAAGAAAGAATACTATCTGAGGGTATACGGCCACATTCTTGAACCTTTAAATGGGGAGGAATTTTGGGAGGAAACATTTGAAACTCCAATATTACCTCCAAAAACAAGAACAGCTCCTGGTAGGCCGAAAAAGAAGCGAGACAAAAAATCTGATATAGTTCAGACAAGGGAGAACAACCCAAGTATGCTCAAGAGGACTGGAACCTCTCTCAAATGCAGTTATTGCTCAGAATGGGGGCACAATGCAAGAACTTGCCAGACAAAGGtactaattatatttgaaattattttaggtGTTATGCCATGtttctaatttaatttgaaatctgCAGAAAATTGATGAAGAAAAGAAGAGGAAAGAAGATGGGGGAGAGGAAGGAGCTGGATCCTCAAGGGCTGCTAACATTAAAAAG
This genomic window contains:
- the LOC108192929 gene encoding PI-PLC X domain-containing protein At5g67130 — translated: MMKFRRGLCLLLVSVLFLLGYGTACSDGTCKLLDECSTDEDCEAGLYCFSCPQGFSGSKCVRSSVTNQFSLLNNTLPFNKYAFLTTHNSYAIEDEPLHTPIPRLCPFNQEDNVTMQLNNGVRALMLDTYDFQDDIWLCHSFNGNCHDYTAFEPAMDTLIEIEAFLSANPSEIVTLILEDYVHTPNGLTKLFTDAGLMKYWFPVTSMPQNGQDWPLVSDMVANNQRLLVFTSIESKQADEGIAYQWNFMVENQYGDGGMEAGNCPNRGESSPLNDTSKSLVLVNYFRTVPLKLLACGENSDDLIDMLYTCYTAAGDRFANFVAVDFYKRSEGGGTFQAVDTLNGELLCGCNDVHSCEQGSSGCAASPGPSPNPNSQGK
- the LOC135147260 gene encoding uncharacterized protein LOC135147260, with product MRGRLRIDGRVFGENPSWLEVPVEFWSKRLPAGSDAPVIPEPILAPGDETPKYGEDSRYFTIKVHYGGRFDDNLDSYVGGEIRYFDMCEVVDFRLIDMESMLTELGLVLGEFCLWFCIPDTELSKGIMPIVSDEEVESISVFTAYSRCLNIYTTDEPLDEVVGDGWDNFSLTQLAEDQRIERIEEMREEVG
- the LOC108226176 gene encoding uncharacterized protein LOC108226176, translated to MYPICWAQVEAENNDSWEWFIRLLKEDLHMENPGSYTFICDRQKGLVRALETEVPEAEHRFCVMHLYKNLWKEHKGIGVRRLLWSAARSTTPYHFNQNMEALKKLAPRAYDWLAAKPKSQWSRSAFRDICKSDMFVNNNCEVFNNAINKFRGMGIVTMFIGIQNTCMERICKRLTKMDKRDTIFCTKPLKKLHKSMELAANARPTWNGGHKFLVTMSDGGHQIVVDLQNRSCACKKWQLTGIPCFHSCSCIFFLKENPLDYMHECHKKEYYLRVYGHILEPLNGEEFWEETFETPILPPKTRTAPGRPKKKRDKKSDIVQTRENNPSMLKRTGTSLKCSYCSEWGHNARTCQTKKIDEEKKRKEDGGEEGAGSSRAANIKKCSVCQQEGHNKKTCTAKEAGTSVAEKKTDPNQAGSTANKRKDSKAVVQPPAEASKQPTAANKVQRTAEVVNTTSHGGIFRKFKPPAQSSSRQCLGVEPIPGQKYTSLKNLQDAGKKKQKELLKKN